ACAATGCCTGCCTGGAGTTGTCGCGCCGGGCCGGACTGGACAAGGATACCTGCCGGATGCTTAACATGGTGGGGCTGATCAGCTACGAAATGGGAGATCTGGAAAAGGCCCTTAAATTTTACGGGGAATCGCTGGAGATCGCCCGGCGCAATAACGAGCCCCAGTACATCGCCATGGCCTCCGGCAACATTGGCAACGTTTATCTGGAAACGGGACGGTGGGATCAAGCCATGGAATGCTACCAGCGGGCCTTAAAGGAAAGCCAGCGGGCCGGGGACAAGCAGGCCATCGCTTTCGGGGTGGGAAACATCGCCATCATCTACGAAAAAAAGGGCGAATACGATAAGGCCATGGAATGGACCCGCCGGCAATATGACACTTTTACCGAGCTGGGGGACCAGGTGCACCTTTCGGTAACCCTGCTGAACCTGGGAAACATATACCTGGACACCGGCCGGCTGGATCCGGCGGTGGAATCCTTTACCAGGCAAATCGCCATTTCGGAAGGGCTTAAAGACAAACCCATACTGAGCTACGGCAACTACATGCTGGGAATCGCCCATTCGGAAAAAGGCAATTTTGATGAGGCCCAAAAAGCCCTGGAGCAAGCCATAGAGGTCGGCCGCAGCATAGGCTTCAACCATTATGTCTGCGGGTACCTGGTCCGGTTAGCCAAACTGTACCTGGAGAACGGCCGGCCGGGGCAGGCTTTGGCCTTGATTCCGGAAGCGCGGAAGCTGGCGCAAGAGGTAAAAAGGCCGGACGTGCTGCTGGATCTGGACGTCGTTTCGGCCCGGGCGGCGGAGAATAAAGAGATGGGCAAAGAACAGCTTAAAGCCCTGCTGGCCGCCGCCGCCGAGGAGCAAAAAGCCGAGATATTATTGCAGCTCTGGCGGCTGGGGGCCGGGGAGGAATACCGCGAACAGGCCGCCGGGCAGTTTAAAATGCTTTACGAGCAGACCCCGAAATACCAGTATCAGAAAAGTTTGGCGGAATTAACGTAAAAATATTTAAAATTATGTTTAAATTATGAGCCACTTTGAAAAATCCCATAAAGGACTTTCAAACCCATGAAAAGAGATATCTTTCTTCCGATTATTCCGAGGCCCAGGCCCGGCACGCCCACCAAAAGTACATGGCCCCCGCACAGCAGGGCGGTCAAAAGCTCTTCAATCACCGCCTGCTGGCCCACGATGACTTTTGACAACTCGTCCTTGATATGTTTCTGGGCCAGGACCAGGCTCTCTATCGCCTGGAGGTCGTTCTTTTTGTCCCAAATAACAGGCCTTTCAAAATCCGAATTTCTAAATTCTAAAATCTAAACAAATGACAAATCCCAAGATCGAAATTCTAATTACTGGTGTTTAGGATTTAGTTATTATTGTTTGGAATTTGCACAACTTATCCCATAATTTGGATATGTTGTGATATTAGTCTCTCAGATTTAAATGTTATAAGTCAATCATAAAATCAGGATTTTGTCTGTTAT
The sequence above is drawn from the candidate division TA06 bacterium genome and encodes:
- a CDS encoding tetratricopeptide repeat protein, yielding MPHYNLNKHWIQFQSNGSFCYYPYSICREKAALLKLIGNWQAAEDIFRANLEAALKSLDARSIAQAKTDLSAICDTRGKEDEAFTLAQEASWLWEKLNQTPGRVKAMGTMGNVYQHRSEYPKAMECYNACLELSRRAGLDKDTCRMLNMVGLISYEMGDLEKALKFYGESLEIARRNNEPQYIAMASGNIGNVYLETGRWDQAMECYQRALKESQRAGDKQAIAFGVGNIAIIYEKKGEYDKAMEWTRRQYDTFTELGDQVHLSVTLLNLGNIYLDTGRLDPAVESFTRQIAISEGLKDKPILSYGNYMLGIAHSEKGNFDEAQKALEQAIEVGRSIGFNHYVCGYLVRLAKLYLENGRPGQALALIPEARKLAQEVKRPDVLLDLDVVSARAAENKEMGKEQLKALLAAAAEEQKAEILLQLWRLGAGEEYREQAAGQFKMLYEQTPKYQYQKSLAELT